Below is a genomic region from Thermodesulfobacteriota bacterium.
GGCCGGTGATGCCGTACATCGCTGACGGCAGCTTCAGGCTCGACGTGAAGGTGCCATCCTTCCACGCGTTCAGGAGAGACACCGTCTTCATGGCGACGTCGGCGGTGAGCCTGGCGCAGCGCTCCTTGCGCTCTGGGCTGCCCAGGGATTTGTTGGCAGCCGCCGTCCACTTGCCCACCGAGATGTGGCACAGGGGGGAGTTGCTCACCGTCTTGATTGCGACCTCGGCCTTGGGCTGCTCCGGCATGAAGTTGGGCAGCTCGGCGTCGGAATACCACTGGAGCAGCTCATTGATGATCTGCTTGCCGACGTCGTAGGGAGCGACGAAGCCTACCGCCACCGTGGCGCCGAGCAGGGAGCCGCACAACGTTCCCCAGCCCACCGTGCCGCCCTCGC
It encodes:
- a CDS encoding C-GCAxxG-C-C family (seleno)protein, whose protein sequence is EGGTVGWGTLCGSLLGATVAVGFVAPYDVGKQIINELLQWYSDAELPNFMPEQPKAEVAIKTVSNSPLCHISVGKWTAAANKSLGSPERKERCARLTADVAMKTVSLLNAWKDGTFTSSLKLPSAMYGITGQHNCKECHGSSVPTPVK